A DNA window from Dehalococcoidia bacterium contains the following coding sequences:
- a CDS encoding PHB depolymerase family esterase, translating to MTASHRTLVLLALLATIVTLAACTGDDDSLDVTGAPTASDTPATPASNPTGVTPSASSPGCRTSADPALGDSDHVMQSGGLQRTYVLHLPPTYDGATPLPLILNLHGFGSNGRQQAAYSRFPVLADSEGFIVVSPDGAGSPQQWNIRRDGNLPDDVAFVRALLDELESELCVDGERLFVAGMSNGAAFAQQLACAMPGRFAAVGAVTALVYPIACASDLPIAVIGFHGTEDVCVPYYGGAVTCGSARGQVRPVEDSAQDWARHNGCNLDPERARPAEHVRTIAYSECDDETAVVLFAIEGGGHTWPGSVAVGRLGATTQEIDATQQIWQFFRGQANLRATSSR from the coding sequence TTGACGGCGTCCCATCGCACGCTGGTGCTGCTCGCGCTGCTGGCAACGATCGTGACGCTCGCCGCCTGTACCGGCGACGACGACTCCCTGGACGTCACAGGCGCACCTACGGCGTCGGACACCCCGGCGACGCCTGCGTCGAATCCGACGGGCGTCACGCCCTCAGCGTCTTCTCCGGGGTGTCGTACCAGCGCAGATCCGGCGCTCGGCGACAGCGACCATGTGATGCAGTCCGGCGGCTTGCAGCGGACCTACGTGCTGCACCTCCCGCCTACCTACGACGGTGCAACGCCGCTGCCGCTCATCCTCAATCTCCATGGCTTCGGATCGAACGGCCGCCAGCAGGCTGCGTACTCCCGCTTTCCGGTGCTCGCCGACAGCGAAGGCTTCATCGTCGTGTCGCCGGACGGTGCGGGTTCGCCGCAACAATGGAACATCCGGCGCGACGGCAACCTCCCCGACGACGTCGCATTCGTGCGCGCCCTCCTCGACGAGCTTGAGAGCGAATTGTGCGTCGATGGCGAGCGATTGTTCGTCGCGGGCATGTCGAACGGCGCCGCCTTCGCACAGCAACTTGCGTGTGCGATGCCCGGCCGCTTCGCGGCGGTTGGCGCCGTAACGGCGCTGGTCTATCCGATCGCCTGCGCCTCGGACCTGCCGATCGCGGTGATCGGCTTTCATGGCACGGAGGACGTATGCGTGCCCTACTACGGCGGCGCCGTCACGTGCGGCAGCGCCCGTGGCCAGGTGCGCCCTGTCGAAGACAGCGCGCAGGATTGGGCGCGCCACAACGGCTGCAATCTCGACCCCGAGCGCGCCCGGCCCGCGGAGCACGTCCGCACGATCGCATACAGCGAGTGCGATGACGAGACGGCGGTGGTGCTGTTCGCGATCGAGGGCGGCGGCCATACGTGGCCGGGGTCGGTGGCCGTCGGGCGGCTGGGGGCCACCACGCAGGAGATCGACGCGACCCAGCAGATCTGGCAGTTCTTCAGGGGCCAGGCGAATCTGCGCGCAACGTCGTCGCGTTGA